The genomic window TCTAGGAGACTCATACTCCACAAGAAAATTCCTCAACATCAGTCACGCCAGAAAGTTCATGCAGACCCTGATGGTTGCTTCAAAGACCAAAGAACTTATCGAAAGCGGTAGGACCGCAGCGATAAGAGAGGTCTACTACCAGCTGAAGCACAGCGTTCCCGGGCTTGATGAGAACACTTTCGAAGACCAAGATGAGTCAAACAATGTAGTCGTTGACATAGAAACAGCAACAGGAGCGATCAGAGAAGACCTGCACCTATTCGCAGAGAAAAAAGGTTCACTATTCGGACCGGTAGTGATCAACGACTCAGGGGACGAAATCGACTGTATGAACATGGGAACATCCGGATTAGCAATCCCATCTATCGTAGACCACTACGAGTTTGTTGAATGTGAAGCAGATTTCATCCTACTCGTCGAGACCTCTGCGATGGTTAACAGACTGGTCGAAGAAGATTTCCACGAAGAACACAACGCCATCCTGATCTCAGCAGGAGGACAGCCAAGCCGTGGAGTCAGAAGACTCGTCAACATCATGCACGACAGATTAGATCTCCCTGTCTATGTATTCACTGACGGCGACCCATGGGGATACTACATCTACTCCGTCCTCAAATCCGGATCTATGAGTCTTGCATTCCAGTCAGATAGATTAGCGACACCAGATGCGAAGCTTATCGGTATGACCATGGAAGACATCGAAGAATACGGATTAGAACATGTAACAGAAGACTTGAAAGGTAAGCCAGAAGGCAACGGCGGTCCAACCAAGGACTACAAGCGTATCCACGATGTCATGGACTACGAATGGATGCAGAATGACCAATGGCAGAACCAGTTCCAGAAAATGCTTGACAAAGGAGTCAGAGTAGAGCAGCAGGCTCTAGCAGCCAACTCACTGGAATTCGTAGCCAATACTTACCTGCCAGAGAAGATTGAGAACAAAGAGTTTCTAAACTAGTTGTTCAGATTGTTTAAAATTTTTTTCTCTTTCCTTTCTTTACCTATTATTCTAATCTTTCTGCAATTTCTGGGTACGGGTCATCGTGCTTGGAGTAGATTTCATCGACATATCGAGTAACATCTTGGCGTTCCAACTCTGCTTCAACCTC from Candidatus Nanohalobium constans includes these protein-coding regions:
- a CDS encoding DNA topoisomerase IV subunit A — encoded protein: MPKKEFENDSKTLEQLKHLGKKIKNQLDDPEEDDLTFDTQVRSRSNVEYDEKEGRLALGDSYSTRKFLNISHARKFMQTLMVASKTKELIESGRTAAIREVYYQLKHSVPGLDENTFEDQDESNNVVVDIETATGAIREDLHLFAEKKGSLFGPVVINDSGDEIDCMNMGTSGLAIPSIVDHYEFVECEADFILLVETSAMVNRLVEEDFHEEHNAILISAGGQPSRGVRRLVNIMHDRLDLPVYVFTDGDPWGYYIYSVLKSGSMSLAFQSDRLATPDAKLIGMTMEDIEEYGLEHVTEDLKGKPEGNGGPTKDYKRIHDVMDYEWMQNDQWQNQFQKMLDKGVRVEQQALAANSLEFVANTYLPEKIENKEFLN